A single region of the Betta splendens chromosome 12, fBetSpl5.4, whole genome shotgun sequence genome encodes:
- the cops4 gene encoding COP9 signalosome complex subunit 4 isoform X2, with amino-acid sequence MYRQILEKAIQLTDADQLESLKAFVEAMVNENVSLVISRQLLTDFCTHLPNLPDGTAKAVYHFTLEKIQPRVISFEEQVASIRQHLATIYEKEGDWRNAAQVLVGIPLETGQKQYNVDYKLDTYLKIARLYLEDDDPVQAEAYINRASLLQNESSNEQLQIHYKVCYARVLDFRRKFIEAAQRYNELSYKSIVHESERLEALKHALNCTILASAGQQRSRMLATLFKDERCQQLAAYGILEKMYLDRIIRGNQLQEFAAMLMPHQKATTADGSSILDRAVIEHNLLSASKLYNNITFEELGALLEIPPAKAEKIASQMITEGRMNGFIDQIDGIVHFETREPLPTWDKQIQSLCFQVNNLLEKIRQAAPEWAAQAMETQMTQ; translated from the exons AT GTATCGACAAATTTTGGAGAAGGCCATTCAGTTAACAGATGCAGACCAGCTGGAATCCTTGAAGGCCTTTGTTGAAGCAA TGGTTAATGAAAATGTCAGCCTCGTCATTTCAAGACAGCTACTCACTGATTTCTGCACACATCTGCCCAACCTTCCTGACGGCACAGCTAAAGCTGTTTATCACTTCACCTTAGAAAAGATTCAGCCGAGGGTTATCTCCTTTGAGGAGCAG GTAGCTTCAATCAGACAACACTTAGCAACCATTTATGAAAAGGAGGGAGACTGGAGAAATGCGGCACAGGTTTTAGTTGGTATTCCTCTAGAAACAGGACAAAA GCAGTACAATGTCGACTATAAGTTGGACACATACCTGAAAATTGCCCGTCTCTATTTAGAAGATGATGATCCAGTGCAGGCTGAGGCCTACATCAACAGAGCCTCCTTGCTTCAGAATGAGTCGTCTAATGAACAGTTGCAGATACACTATAAG gtGTGTTACGCAAGAGTTCTAGACTTTAGAAGGAAATTCATTGAAGCTGCACAACGATACAATGAACTATCTTATAAATCCATTGTACATGAGAGTGAGCGTTTGGAAGCACTGAAACATGCCCTTAACTGCACCATACTGGCCTCTGCAG GCCAGCAGCGTTCTCGTATGTTGGCCACGCTTTTTAAGGATGAACGCTGTCAGCAGCTAGCGGCCTATGGCATCCTGGAGAAGATGTACCTGGATCGCATCATCAGAGGAAACCAGCTGCAAGAGTTTGCTGCAATGCTGATGCCTCATCAGAAAGCCACCACAGCTGATG GCTCCAGTATTCTTGATAGAGCTGTGATTGAACACAACCTGCTCTCTGCTAGTAAACTGTATAACAATATTACTTTTGAAGAGCTAGGAGCACTGTTGGAAATCCCCCCAGCCAAG gCTGAGAAGATTGCTTCTCAGATGATCACTGAAGGACGCATGAATGGCTTTATCGATCAGATAGATGGAATTGTACATTTTGAGA CGCGTGAACCCCTTCCTACCTGGGACAAACAgatccagtctttgtgtttccaaGTCAACAACCTACTTGAAAAGATCCGCCAGGCTGCTCCGGAGTGGGCAGCACAAGCCATGGAAACCCAGATGACCCAGTGA
- the cops4 gene encoding COP9 signalosome complex subunit 4 isoform X1: MATDVRQELAQLMNSSGSHKDLAAKYRQILEKAIQLTDADQLESLKAFVEAMVNENVSLVISRQLLTDFCTHLPNLPDGTAKAVYHFTLEKIQPRVISFEEQVASIRQHLATIYEKEGDWRNAAQVLVGIPLETGQKQYNVDYKLDTYLKIARLYLEDDDPVQAEAYINRASLLQNESSNEQLQIHYKVCYARVLDFRRKFIEAAQRYNELSYKSIVHESERLEALKHALNCTILASAGQQRSRMLATLFKDERCQQLAAYGILEKMYLDRIIRGNQLQEFAAMLMPHQKATTADGSSILDRAVIEHNLLSASKLYNNITFEELGALLEIPPAKAEKIASQMITEGRMNGFIDQIDGIVHFETREPLPTWDKQIQSLCFQVNNLLEKIRQAAPEWAAQAMETQMTQ, translated from the exons ATGGCGACCGATGTAAGACAGGAGCTGGCACAGTTGATGAATTCTAGCGGCTCTCATAAGGATCTTGCTGCCAA GTATCGACAAATTTTGGAGAAGGCCATTCAGTTAACAGATGCAGACCAGCTGGAATCCTTGAAGGCCTTTGTTGAAGCAA TGGTTAATGAAAATGTCAGCCTCGTCATTTCAAGACAGCTACTCACTGATTTCTGCACACATCTGCCCAACCTTCCTGACGGCACAGCTAAAGCTGTTTATCACTTCACCTTAGAAAAGATTCAGCCGAGGGTTATCTCCTTTGAGGAGCAG GTAGCTTCAATCAGACAACACTTAGCAACCATTTATGAAAAGGAGGGAGACTGGAGAAATGCGGCACAGGTTTTAGTTGGTATTCCTCTAGAAACAGGACAAAA GCAGTACAATGTCGACTATAAGTTGGACACATACCTGAAAATTGCCCGTCTCTATTTAGAAGATGATGATCCAGTGCAGGCTGAGGCCTACATCAACAGAGCCTCCTTGCTTCAGAATGAGTCGTCTAATGAACAGTTGCAGATACACTATAAG gtGTGTTACGCAAGAGTTCTAGACTTTAGAAGGAAATTCATTGAAGCTGCACAACGATACAATGAACTATCTTATAAATCCATTGTACATGAGAGTGAGCGTTTGGAAGCACTGAAACATGCCCTTAACTGCACCATACTGGCCTCTGCAG GCCAGCAGCGTTCTCGTATGTTGGCCACGCTTTTTAAGGATGAACGCTGTCAGCAGCTAGCGGCCTATGGCATCCTGGAGAAGATGTACCTGGATCGCATCATCAGAGGAAACCAGCTGCAAGAGTTTGCTGCAATGCTGATGCCTCATCAGAAAGCCACCACAGCTGATG GCTCCAGTATTCTTGATAGAGCTGTGATTGAACACAACCTGCTCTCTGCTAGTAAACTGTATAACAATATTACTTTTGAAGAGCTAGGAGCACTGTTGGAAATCCCCCCAGCCAAG gCTGAGAAGATTGCTTCTCAGATGATCACTGAAGGACGCATGAATGGCTTTATCGATCAGATAGATGGAATTGTACATTTTGAGA CGCGTGAACCCCTTCCTACCTGGGACAAACAgatccagtctttgtgtttccaaGTCAACAACCTACTTGAAAAGATCCGCCAGGCTGCTCCGGAGTGGGCAGCACAAGCCATGGAAACCCAGATGACCCAGTGA
- the lin54 gene encoding protein lin-54 homolog, with protein MDVVSPELNSLLPDEIMDTEAIEDVPLSQPSGTSDQPESGGDTSVPMETDTPMASETLTLCADATEHTQTLTPTDSSLSICSKSQIPISISSMSPLLTLKPVLATSTATTKTTDSMTGTSVTTSGLQKLSAPFTISPANHQIILNKVASSQATEAAKSVGTSPQVIKQEGQKLLVTAIGKSGQPIVLQLPHTGSKPGVSQVSGDAKSPTPQFKVVAIGGRPELKPVVAGTGNQVTTLQAQQLKTVQIAKKTPPSSAAPIKFIITKTVNSKGLSPQTSVAPVLAGRVLTQSSPMMPQRTISLSEPHGTTIQSIAGKKIAISPLKSPSKVTVVSVASPTSNASQKSVALPVNVALGQQILTVQQSTSASPVKLATSQTTAQNIKPVQSVAVGGVGSSQFKTIIPLPQSNVQQIQVPGSRFHYVRLVTATTASSTAQPSGPSTSSIQTAKPMVVSTGAVRMSVPIVPAQTIKQVAPKPLASAAQVVTTTQTQQRLIMPATPLPQIQPNFTNLPPGTVLAPAPGGGNVGYAVVPAQYVTQLQQSPFVTIASSSGFPATTGIQTQAKMPLNGLSTSETTSRPRKPCNCTKSQCLKLYCDCFANGEFCNNCNCNNCFNNLEHETERLKAIKTCLDRNPEAFKPKIGKGKEGESDRRHSKGCNCKRSGCLKNYCECYEAKIMCSSICKCIGCKNFEESPERKTLMHLADAAEVRVQQQTAAKTKLSSQISDLLMRTAPVITSGGGRLPYTFVTKEVLEATCECLVEQAKEAEQTHQPQAEAERMILEEFGHCLMRIISSAGKAKVDSASVSC; from the exons ATGGATGTGGTGTCACCAGAGCTCAACAGCCTCCTCCCTGATGAGATCATGGATACTGAGGCCATAGAGGACGTACCCCTCTCCCAACCTAGCGGTACCTCAGACCAACCAGAGTCTGGTGGTGACACATCAGTCCCGATGGAGACGGATACGCCCATGGCCTCTGAAACTTTGACTCTTTGTGCAGATGCTACAGAGCATACACAGACTCTGACCCCCACAGACTCCTCGCTCAGCATCTGCTCTAAAAGCCAGATTCCAATCTCAATCTCCAGCATGTCACCTCTTCTTACCCTTAAGCCAGTCCTGGCTACTTCCACTGCCACCACCAAAACCACAGACAGCATGACTGGGACTAGTGTCACTACAAGTGGTTTACAGAAGCTCTCAGCTCCTTTCACCATCTCCCCTGCAAACCACCAGATCATTCTCAACAAGGTAGCCTCGTCTCAAGCTACAGAAGCAGCAAAGTCAGTGGGCACTTCCCCCCAGGTCATCAAGCAAGAAGGACAAAAACTGTTGGTTACAGCAATAGGAAAATCAGGCCAGCCTATAGTCCTGCAGTTaccacacacaggcagcaagCCTGGGGTTTCCCAGGTTTCAGGAGACGCCAAGTCTCCCACTCCACAGTTTAAAGTGGTTGCTATTGGTGGAAGGCCTGAGCTCAAACCAGTGGTGGCAGGTACTGGGAACCAGGTGACCACATTGCAGGCCCAGCAGCTGAAGACTGTACAG ATTGCAAAGAAAACACCACCATCCTCGGCTGCGCCGATTAAGTTTATTATCACAAAAACTGTCAACAGTAAAGGCCTGAGTCCTCAGACATCAGTTGCTCCTGTTCTTGCAg GTCGGGTTCTGACACAGAGTTCGCCAATGATGCCTCAGAGAACTATTAGTCTCTCAGAACCCCACGGCACTACTATACAAAGCATTGCTGGAAAAAAGATTGCTATTTCACCTCTCAAGAGTCCCAGCAAG GTGACTGTGGTGTCTGTGGCCTCCCCGACCTCCAACGCTTCTCAGAAGTCAGTAGCGCTCCCTGTCAATGTAGCACTTGGCCAGCAGATCCTTACAGTACAACAGTCCACGTCCGCGTCGCCGGTCAAGTTGGCCACCAGCCAAACCACAGCTCAG AATATCAAACCGGTGCAGTCTGTGGCTGTGGGAGGAGTCGGTAGCTCCCAGTTCAAGACCATCATTCCGTTACCTCAATCAAATGTGCAGCAGATTCAGGTTCCAGGAAGCCGGTTCCACTATGTCCGCCTggtcacagcaacaacagcgagcagcacagcacagcccAGTGgtcccagcaccagctccataCAGACAG CTAAACCGATGGTAGTGAGCACAGGAGCAGTGAGGATGTCAGTCCCCATTGTTCCAGCACAGACCATAAAACAG GTGGCACCTAAGCCCttagcatcagcagcacaaGTAGTAACCACCACTCAGACCCAGCAACGCCTGATCATGCCTGCAACTCCGCTACCGCAGATTCAGCCCAACTTTACCAACCTGCCTCCTGGTACTGTCCTGGCACCGGCTCCTGGAGGCGGGAATGTGGGCTACGCAGTTGTGCCAGCACAATATGTCACGCAG ctccaacaGTCACCGTTTGTGACCATCGCCAGCAGCTCTGGATTTCCTGCAACAACTGGTATCCAGACGCAAGCTAAGATGCCTCTTAATGG CTTGTCGACATCAGAAACCACATCAAGGCCAAGGAAACCATGCAACTGCACCAAGTCCCAGTGTCTTAAACT aTACTGTGACTGCTTTGCAAATGGCGAGTTCTGTAATAATTGCAACTGTAATAACTGTTTCAACAACCTGGAGCATGAAACAGAGCGCCTCAAAGCCATAAAGACATGTCTGGATCGGAATCCAGAAGCCTTCAAACCGAAAATTGGTAAAGGCAAAGAAGGGGAGTCAGACCGGCGACACAGTAAAGGCTGCAACTGCAAACGATCAGGCTGCCTGAAGAACTACTGCGAGTGCTACGAG GCGAAGATCATGTGCTCGTCCATTTGTAAGTGCATTGGCTGTAAAAACTTTGAGGAGAGCCCAGAGAGGAAAACCCTCATGCACTTGGCTGATGCAGCGGAGGTGAGAGTACAACAGCAGACTGCAGCCAAAACCAAGCTGTCATCACAGATCTCAGACCTGCTCATGCGGACAGCGCCTGTTATCACGAGTGGCGGCGGGAG GTTGCCTTACACATTTGTAACGAAGGAGGTGCTTGAAGCGACGTGCGAGTGTCTTGTGGAACAGGCCAAAGAAGCAGAACAGACTCATCAGCCTCAGGCCGAAGCAGAGAGGATGATACTGGAGGAGTTCGGACACTGCCTCATGAGGATAATCAGCTCTGCAGGGAAGGCTAAGGTGGACTCTGCCTCTGTCAGCTGCTAG
- the LOC114866901 gene encoding placenta-specific gene 8 protein-like — MAVTTQPGSYPRSDFQTGLCDCCDDIGTCCCALWCYPCLGCTIASAMDECCLCGLGMPIRSVYRTKYNISGSMCNDFLVTWCCPHCATCQLKRDIMRRQQQGIF; from the exons ATGGCTGTGACCACCCAACCAGGCTCCTATCCTCGCTCCGACTTCCAGACCGGCCTGTGCGACTGCTGCGATGACATCGGAACCT GCTGCTGTGCGCTGTGGTGCTACCCGTGCCTGGGCTGCACCATCGCCAGCGCCATGGACGAGTGCTGCCTGTGTGGCCTGGGCATGCCCATCCGCTCCGTCTACAGGACCAAATACAACATCAGC GGCTCCATGTGTAATGACTTCCTGGTAACCTGGTGCTGTCCACACTGCGCCACCTGCCAGCTGAAGAGAGACATCATGCGCAGACAGCAGCAGGGCATCTTCTGA